In Torulaspora globosa chromosome 1, complete sequence, a genomic segment contains:
- the RAD52 gene encoding recombinase RAD52 (ancestral locus Anc_5.575), with translation MGEKNAFRAKTNDDIQAKLDKKLGPEYISKRVGFGSSRVAYIEGWRAINLANQIFGYNGWSTEVKSVTVDFLDERQGKYSIGCTAIVRVTLQNGTYREDIGYGTVENERRKAAAFERAKKSAVTDALKRSLRGFGNALGNCLYDKDFLARIDKVQFDPPDFDEGNLFRPSDEISEISRSNTLDHQLDGSCKRRRVTRPGPAPGKGSDSNGMHNQQQSLARPVEQRRAQHPENPPDQAAEAPAEHDELLDDSLMFSDDFQDDDLINMGKQQAEIAVPEQKVAELATEPITFVTAKAASSVQNKRPVTRDNVFDPKYQAQSIKHTVDQTTSMHIPASLLKEKGIDDSRESAYHKFAPKGKQIGVDTSVSQPSNDNRTSNSTSQPVAAASSRFAPPNTVVHPNSSSAIPQPAKATRREVGRPKINPSMQRKLSP, from the coding sequence ATGGGGGAGAAGAACGCGTTTCGTGCGAAGACAAACGATGATATCCAGGCCAAGctggacaagaagctggGACCGGAGTATATCTCTAAGAGAGTAGGGTTTGGTAGCAGCAGAGTTGCATATATTGAAGGCTGGAGAGCCATTAACCTTGCCAACCAGATTTTTGGGTACAACGGCTGGTCGACAGAGGTCAAGAGCGTGACTGTGGACTTTTTGGATGAACGACAGGGGAAATACAGCATAGGTTGCACTGCGATTGTTCGTGTAACGCTGCAAAATGGTACGTATAGGGAAGACATAGGGTATGGGACAGTGGAAAACGAACGAAGGAAAGCAGCGGCGTTCGAGAGGGCAAAGAAATCTGCCGTCACGgacgctttgaagaggtCTCTAAGAGGTTTCGGGAATGCTCTCGGTAACTGTCTGTATGATAAGGATTTCCTAGCGAGAATCGATAAAGTTCAGTTTGATCCTCCCGACTTCGACGAGGGGAATTTGTTTCGTCCATCAGACGAGATAAGCGAAATCTCCAGATCGAATACGCTGGATCATCAACTCGATGGGAGTTGCAAGAGGAGGCGTGTGACGCGACCGGGTCCAGCGCCAGGGAAGGGTTCGGATTCCAACGGAATGCATaatcagcagcagagttTAGCGCGGCCCGTGGAGCAAAGAAGGGCTCAACATCCTGAGAATCCGCCAGATCAAGCGGCAGAAGCTCCCGCAGAACACGACGAACTGTTGGACGACTCACTTATGTTTAGCGACGACTTCCAAGATGACGATCTGATAAACATGGGAAAGCAGCAGGCGGAGATCGCGGTGCCGGAGCAGAAAGTAGCAGAATTAGCCACCGAGCCCATCACATTCGTTACCGCAAAGGCAGCGTCTTCAGTGCAGAACAAAAGGCCAGTCACGCGGGACAACGTCTTCGATCCCAAATATCAGGCTCAGTCGATCAAACACACCGTTGACCAAACAACTTCCATGCATATACCGGCGAGTCTGCTGAAGGAAAAGGGAATCGATGACTCTAGAGAATCTGCGTACCACAAGTTTGCACCCAAGGGCAAGCAAATCGGAGTGGATACGTCCGTATCACAGCCCAGCAACGACAACCGCACTTCTAATAGCACTTCTCAGCCCGTCGCGGCAGCCTCTTCTCGCTTCGCTCCTCCAAACACGGTAGTGCATCCTAACTCGTCCTCAGCAATCCCTCAGCCGGCGAAAGCTACAAGAAGGGAAGTTGGCAGGCCCAAAATCAATCCTTCCATGCAGCGCAAATTGAGCCCGTAA
- the NDC1 gene encoding Ndc1p (ancestral locus Anc_5.574), with protein MMLDAPIPLSSRYSYHTIFSDICKTRFNHLATRMCSTFTIFQAIALALVSGGSGSYLESALLVPLRFLLLYLSSLLVIVTRKNYLHVQYRGYSNLWKLVFGQLFCVRFVVYEVIHFACSFVVSLAYSGLLGSEGAGSSAVFKQCYMSYVWVLIPTIYTLQHCLFDLDRLSFSFDTHFQPPQRYISAGWRRIIVKCAIMTLSVTFVSPFFFALAVSRWWIGLVSNLRLALLSFVVFINLEFINVAFNANMSIGCLHKGKPISSLSSTPIETLVTGLSSHKPFTKLTAFQELSYRATSSDSSLRLPIYHTRYRNTHIWPVILRECLVTIQNTNESVTGYLKSLENLKLQDRSNKRTKNFYENDKEKLFGNQVAEEPAAFSSSQLRFPGSPPVTSHEAQNRRITLKDDDVLIRKKFQSNDRRQFPFGIKSPLGAEHAYDEPIITHETTLLKLAGMLLRTVRNYINLFFFPSAISSQQDQPQVSIIEAWCISKRRQAEKLVPQPVCHAECIISLMGLLINAIEEDPKGGVVSSVGEVLKCLERSVGALGRFADWSPESNRKTDDEDEDMPDVVSILYDLSVSAFLEIVLKYNILLDELYLDEDVVKLSKWVLDMCRN; from the coding sequence ATGATGTTGGATGCGCCGATTCCATTGAGTTCAAGATATAGCTATCACACGATCTTTAGCGACATATGCAAGACAAGGTTTAACCATTTAGCGACGCGAATGTGCTCTACATTCACTATATTCCAGGCAAttgctttggctttggtGTCTGGTGGGTCCGGCTCATATCTAGAGAGTGCATTGCTGGTGCCACTGCGATTTTTACTGTTGTATCTGTCGTCGCTGCTCGTTATCGTGACTAGAAAGAATTACCTACATGTGCAATACAGAGGATATTCGAACTTGTGGAAACTAGTTTTTGGACAACTGTTCTGTGTGAGGTTTGTCGTTTATGAAGTGATACATTTTGCCTGCAGCTTCGTCGTCTCGCTGGCTTATAGTGGACTTTTGGGATCTGAGGGTGCCGGTTCCTCAGCCGTGTTCAAACAATGCTACATGTCTTACGTTTGGGTGTTGATTCCCACAATATACACGTTGCAGCATTGTCTTTTCGACTTGGATAGACtttctttcagcttcgatACCCATTTTCAACCTCCACAACGGTATATCTCTGCCGGTTGGAGAAGAATCATTGTTAAATGTGCAATAATGACTCTGTCGGTCACTTTTGTCTCGCCGTTCTTCTTTGCCCTTGCTGTGTCGCGCTGGTGGATTGGATTAGTCAGTAATTTGCGGCTGGCGCTGCTATCGTTCGTTGTGTTTATTAATCTGGAGTTCATCAACGTTGCGTTCAACGCGAACATGTCTATCGGATGTCTACACAAGGGGAAGCCCATATCATCGCTGTCATCGACACCAATTGAAACTTTGGTTACTGGGTTGAGTTCTCATAAACCATTCACAAAGCTAACCGCattccaagaactttctTATAGGGCAACCTCGTCGGATAGTTCTCTGCGACTTCCAATTTACCATACGCGTTACAGAAACACGCATATATGGCCGGTGATACTGCGGGAATGCCTGGTTACTATCCAAAACACAAATGAAAGCGTTACAGGCTATTTGAAATCCCTCGAGAATTTGAAGTTACAAGACAGGTCAAACAAGAGAACCAAGAACTTTTATGAGAACGACAAAGAGAAGCTGTTCGGTAACCAAGTTGCCGAGGAGCCAGCTgcgttttcttcttcgcagCTGAGGTTTCCGGGTTCTCCTCCTGTGACATCTCATGAAGCCCAAAATCGCAGAATCACTCTCAAGGATGATGATGTATTAATTAGgaaaaaatttcaaagcaacGATAGAAGGCAGTTTCCTTTTGGCATCAAGAGCCCTCTCGGTGCTGAGCATGCATACGACGAACCTATCATTACACATGAAACTACCCTGTTGAAGCTAGCTGGCATGCTGTTGCGCACAGTAAGAAATTACATCAATCTATTTTTCTTTCCATCGGCCATATCTTCCCAACAGGATCAACCACAGGTCTCTATTATTGAAGCCTGGTGCATCTCCAAGAGAAGACAAGCAGAGAAGTTGGTGCCGCAGCCTGTTTGTCATGCTGAATGCATCATTTCCTTGATGGGTCTTTTGATAAACGCCATAGAGGAGGATCCCAAAGGCGGAGTCGTCTCATCTGTAGGAGAAGTGCTAAAGTGCCTTGAAAGATCGGTTGGCGCGCTAGGTAGGTTTGCTGATTGGAGCCCTGAAAGTAACAGAAAAACggacgacgaggatgaagatatGCCAGACGTCGTTTCAATTCTTTACGACTTATCCGTCAGTGCCTTTCTGGAGATAGTGCTGAAGTATAACATTCTTCTTGACGAATTATATCTTGATGAGGACGTCGTGAAACTAAGCAAATGGGTACTAGATATGTGCAGAAATTAG